From one uncultured Methanobrevibacter sp. genomic stretch:
- the mtrG gene encoding tetrahydromethanopterin S-methyltransferase subunit MtrG encodes MSEESVPQIIVSTDDMSAAVQKLDEAEEKVEFAVGEYFQRLGQQNGRDIGILYGIILGLVILIVSIEFGLVSAMSTIMAGLI; translated from the coding sequence ATGTCTGAAGAATCAGTACCTCAAATTATTGTATCTACCGACGATATGTCAGCTGCAGTCCAAAAATTAGATGAAGCTGAAGAAAAAGTAGAATTTGCTGTTGGGGAATACTTCCAACGTTTAGGTCAACAAAACGGTAGAGATATTGGTATTTTATATGGTATAATTTTAGGTCTTGTAATTTTAATAGTGTCCATTGAATTTGGTTTAGTAAGTGCAATGAGTACTATTATGGCAGGATTAATCTAA
- a CDS encoding tetrahydromethanopterin S-methyltransferase subunit F has product MVKFSNKPNTRGIKNASSDVEYRAKLLGREGRLFAGVISTRFSGIAIGIGIALCLAVVIPYLAKLCGL; this is encoded by the coding sequence ATGGTTAAATTTTCAAACAAACCAAATACTCGTGGTATTAAAAATGCTTCTAGTGATGTAGAATACCGTGCTAAGCTCTTAGGAAGAGAAGGAAGATTATTCGCTGGCGTAATCAGCACCAGATTTTCTGGTATAGCTATCGGTATTGGAATTGCTCTTTGTTTAGCTGTTGTTATTCCATACTTAGCTAAATTATGTGGATTATAG
- the mtrA gene encoding tetrahydromethanopterin S-methyltransferase subunit A — MADKKPAADNWPVVSGDYIVGDPESPVAVTTLASHNEDIPAAAGAAIAGPCKTENLGIEKVVANIISNPNIRFLILCGAEVQGHITGQSIQALHENGCDPEKKKITGATGAIPFVENIPMEGVERFQQQVELVDLIDNEDGGAITAKVKECIEKDPGAFEEDAMVIEVKEGDDDDDDGEEIRPISPETALLEARIRNIDTQVKLVGAVQRNMAGNYSGKVQGIMIGLVFTLVIGFLLLMAPLVGV; from the coding sequence ATGGCTGACAAAAAACCTGCTGCTGATAACTGGCCTGTAGTAAGTGGAGACTACATTGTAGGGGACCCAGAAAGTCCTGTTGCTGTAACTACTTTAGCTTCTCACAATGAAGATATCCCAGCTGCTGCTGGAGCAGCAATTGCTGGACCTTGTAAAACTGAAAACTTAGGTATTGAAAAAGTTGTAGCAAACATCATTTCAAACCCAAACATCAGATTCTTAATCTTATGTGGTGCAGAAGTACAAGGTCACATTACTGGTCAAAGTATCCAAGCATTACACGAAAATGGTTGCGACCCTGAAAAGAAAAAAATCACTGGTGCTACCGGTGCAATTCCTTTCGTAGAAAACATTCCTATGGAAGGTGTAGAAAGATTCCAACAACAAGTAGAACTTGTTGACTTAATCGATAACGAAGACGGTGGAGCAATCACAGCAAAAGTAAAAGAATGTATCGAAAAAGATCCTGGTGCTTTTGAAGAAGATGCTATGGTTATTGAAGTGAAAGAAGGAGATGACGACGACGACGATGGTGAAGAAATTCGTCCTATCTCTCCAGAAACTGCATTACTTGAAGCAAGAATCAGAAATATTGATACTCAAGTAAAATTAGTTGGTGCTGTACAAAGAAATATGGCAGGTAACTATTCAGGTAAAGTCCAAGGTATTATGATTGGATTAGTATTTACTTTAGTAATCGGTTTCTTATTATTAATGGCACCATTAGTAGGTGTATAA
- a CDS encoding tetrahydromethanopterin S-methyltransferase subunit B, with product MVLPLIQFIPELNLNLDAESGILGAGGGDLIILSMDEINAEIAKVEAAADELMNSLDPNSAPLGSFPGREGNFVIAGKLTNMVYGFVLGMFLIMAAMPILTAMGVL from the coding sequence ATGGTATTACCTTTAATACAATTTATTCCTGAATTAAACTTAAATCTTGACGCAGAATCCGGTATTCTCGGAGCTGGTGGTGGAGATTTAATTATTCTTTCAATGGATGAAATAAATGCAGAAATCGCAAAAGTCGAAGCAGCTGCTGACGAATTAATGAATTCCTTAGATCCTAACTCTGCTCCATTAGGTTCCTTCCCAGGAAGAGAAGGTAACTTTGTCATTGCAGGTAAATTAACCAACATGGTTTACGGATTTGTTTTAGGAATGTTCCTTATCATGGCAGCAATGCCTATATTAACAGCTATGGGGGTTTTATAG
- the mtrC gene encoding tetrahydromethanopterin S-methyltransferase subunit MtrC translates to MSAGGSGAPAEGAVDANVMLAIGIIGGLLGIYLSGINPVIGPVLSCLGAVCAILWGVIAIRSVASYGLGTGVPSIGYMSLGIGVIGALAGVGIIASLKLTGLEIAGPILALIFAMIIGLLVAIVAKKIVGMKIPVMERCTAEIAGAAALSVLGFSAAIAGGYSIDLLLSAVIAPGFIAIFYILCTMAIQHPFNACLGPNEDQVRTLKCGASTAFLTMVITGILAISAGGYAWFAILIVGLIGWYISFKMFVNASCEAAASVKWAGLWPKVEE, encoded by the coding sequence ATGTCTGCTGGAGGAAGTGGAGCACCTGCAGAAGGTGCTGTAGATGCTAATGTAATGTTAGCTATTGGTATTATCGGTGGATTACTCGGTATATACTTATCTGGTATTAACCCTGTTATTGGACCTGTATTAAGCTGTCTTGGTGCAGTTTGTGCAATCCTTTGGGGTGTAATTGCAATCCGTAGTGTAGCAAGTTATGGTTTAGGTACTGGTGTACCTTCTATCGGTTACATGTCTTTAGGTATTGGTGTAATCGGTGCTTTAGCTGGTGTAGGTATTATCGCATCTTTAAAATTAACTGGATTAGAAATTGCTGGACCTATTCTTGCATTAATCTTTGCAATGATTATTGGATTATTAGTTGCTATTGTAGCTAAAAAAATTGTTGGTATGAAAATTCCTGTTATGGAAAGATGTACTGCAGAAATTGCAGGTGCTGCAGCATTATCTGTTTTAGGATTCTCTGCTGCTATTGCAGGTGGATATTCAATTGACTTACTCTTATCTGCTGTAATTGCTCCTGGATTTATTGCTATCTTTTACATATTATGTACTATGGCTATCCAACACCCATTCAACGCATGTTTAGGACCAAACGAAGACCAAGTAAGAACTCTTAAATGTGGTGCTTCTACTGCATTCTTAACTATGGTTATTACTGGTATTCTTGCTATTTCCGCTGGAGGATATGCATGGTTTGCAATTTTAATTGTCGGACTTATCGGTTGGTACATCTCATTTAAGATGTTTGTTAACGCTTCATGTGAAGCAGCAGCATCTGTTAAATGGGCTGGTTTATGGCCAAAAGTTGAGGAATAA
- the mtrD gene encoding tetrahydromethanopterin S-methyltransferase subunit D — MDLIMFIICVVIAGIIMGGGVHFIPVGGAPAAMATATGVGTGTAMLAAGAGLTGLITAASMTGQPVWLIILAGAVGSMLMMGITMLIGNFIYIYGVGVVPASGKAAVDPITKWNQEKYKTPGTEGHGIPTVCYISGIIGGLLGGAGGGLVYWAINEFATANMTGFDATVIAGLAAILSVGMFFINSVTASYNIGGTIEGFVDPKFKRLPTGILACAIVSLVAAIFMVLMIGGI; from the coding sequence ATGGATCTTATTATGTTTATTATATGTGTTGTAATTGCAGGTATTATTATGGGAGGAGGTGTACACTTCATTCCTGTAGGTGGTGCTCCTGCAGCTATGGCTACCGCTACCGGTGTAGGAACTGGTACCGCAATGTTAGCAGCTGGTGCAGGATTAACTGGACTCATTACCGCAGCTTCTATGACAGGACAACCAGTATGGTTGATCATCTTAGCAGGTGCAGTTGGTTCCATGTTAATGATGGGTATCACCATGCTTATTGGTAACTTTATTTATATTTATGGTGTTGGTGTAGTACCAGCATCTGGTAAAGCTGCAGTTGACCCAATCACCAAATGGAACCAAGAAAAATATAAAACTCCTGGTACCGAAGGACACGGTATTCCTACCGTATGTTACATTAGTGGTATCATTGGTGGTTTACTTGGTGGTGCTGGTGGTGGATTAGTCTACTGGGCTATTAACGAATTCGCAACCGCTAACATGACTGGATTTGACGCTACTGTTATTGCAGGATTAGCTGCTATCTTATCTGTAGGTATGTTCTTCATCAACTCTGTAACTGCTTCCTATAACATTGGAGGTACTATTGAAGGATTTGTAGACCCTAAATTTAAAAGACTTCCTACTGGAATTTTAGCTTGTGCTATTGTATCTCTTGTAGCTGCAATCTTCATGGTATTAATGATTGGAGGTATTTAA
- the mtrE gene encoding tetrahydromethanopterin S-methyltransferase subunit E: MDPITLGVVALMGAAATIAGAAEDLESDIGSQSNPNSQVQLAPQMGHLHRMINKAASGEPVAYGCWCGIAGGIAALAMGMGIIPIVAIAMGSTVAAFVHAIYTVTSHMGRIVGQSQFEQPLFMDVLTQSLGPIAAHGFIASFGIVGIAYLMTLPLSGLGHPFPLPLLAVLWGITIGAIGSSTGDVHYGAESEYQKFDYGGGTPVAIQGDIVTKAPLGAKNSIDVGNFCAKYGGPLTGFCFGLIVFVSFWITVVFGAIGGQVVGLIIVILLIAGNYFLEKSAREKFGPYEE; encoded by the coding sequence ATGGACCCTATTACATTAGGTGTAGTCGCATTAATGGGTGCAGCAGCAACCATTGCTGGTGCTGCAGAGGACTTAGAGTCTGACATCGGTTCACAAAGTAACCCTAACTCACAAGTTCAACTTGCTCCACAAATGGGACATTTACACCGTATGATCAATAAGGCAGCTTCTGGTGAACCAGTAGCATATGGATGCTGGTGTGGTATCGCTGGTGGTATCGCAGCTCTTGCAATGGGTATGGGTATTATTCCTATAGTAGCAATTGCAATGGGTTCTACTGTTGCTGCATTTGTTCACGCAATTTATACAGTCACATCACACATGGGAAGGATTGTTGGTCAATCTCAATTTGAACAACCATTATTTATGGATGTATTAACCCAATCCTTAGGCCCTATCGCAGCTCATGGTTTTATAGCTAGTTTCGGTATTGTAGGAATCGCTTACTTAATGACCCTTCCATTAAGCGGTCTCGGACACCCATTCCCATTACCATTACTCGCTGTACTATGGGGAATTACTATTGGTGCAATCGGATCATCCACAGGGGATGTACACTACGGTGCAGAAAGCGAATACCAAAAATTCGATTACGGTGGAGGTACTCCTGTAGCTATTCAAGGGGATATCGTAACCAAAGCTCCTCTTGGTGCTAAGAACTCTATCGATGTAGGTAACTTCTGTGCTAAATATGGTGGACCTTTAACTGGATTCTGTTTCGGACTTATTGTTTTCGTAAGCTTCTGGATTACTGTTGTATTCGGAGCTATTGGAGGACAAGTTGTAGGACTTATCATCGTTATTTTATTAATCGCTGGTAACTACTTCCTTGAAAAGTCTGCAAGAGAAAAATTCGGACCATATGAGGAATAA
- the mcrA gene encoding coenzyme-B sulfoethylthiotransferase subunit alpha, with product MADKKFLDAMTKKFKEAPEEKTTTFYNMGGWTQSERKTEFVNEGKAIAEKRGIPMYNPDIGNPLGQRALMSYQLSGTDTFVEGDDLHFINNAAIQQAWDDIRKTVIVGLNTAHNVLEKRLGMEVTPETITNYLEVVNHAMPGAAVVQEHMVETNPLLVDDSYVKVFTGDDDLAAEIDPAFVLDINKEFPEEQAEALKAEVGNAIWQIVRVPSVVGRVCDGGTTSRWSAMQIGMSMISAYGQCAGEGATGDFAYASKHAEVIGMGTYLPIRRARAGNELGGVPFGFMADICQATRVTDDPVESALEVVALGAALYDQIWLGSYMSGGVGFTQYATAAYTDNVLDDFSYFGKDYVEDKYGELCSAPNNMDTVLDVGSEVAFYSLEQYEEYPALLETHFGGSQRAAVVSAAAGISTAFATGNAQTGLSAWYLAQYLHKEQHSRLGFYGYDLQDQCGAANVFAIRNDEGLPLELRGPNYPNYAMNVGHQGEYAGIAQAPHSARGDAFAVNPLIKIAFADKNLPFDFTKVRAEFAKGALREFEPAGERSIIIPAK from the coding sequence ATGGCTGACAAAAAATTCTTAGATGCAATGACTAAAAAGTTCAAAGAAGCTCCAGAAGAAAAAACTACTACCTTCTATAATATGGGCGGTTGGACTCAATCTGAAAGAAAAACTGAATTTGTAAACGAAGGTAAAGCAATTGCTGAGAAAAGAGGAATCCCAATGTACAACCCTGACATTGGTAACCCACTCGGTCAAAGAGCTTTAATGTCCTACCAATTATCTGGTACTGACACTTTCGTAGAAGGAGACGACTTACACTTTATCAACAACGCAGCAATCCAACAAGCTTGGGACGATATCAGAAAAACTGTAATCGTAGGTTTAAACACTGCTCACAACGTACTCGAAAAGAGATTAGGTATGGAAGTAACTCCTGAAACCATTACCAACTATTTAGAAGTTGTAAACCACGCTATGCCTGGTGCAGCTGTAGTACAAGAACACATGGTAGAAACCAACCCATTATTAGTAGACGACTCCTACGTAAAAGTATTTACTGGAGACGACGACTTAGCAGCAGAAATCGACCCTGCATTTGTATTAGACATTAACAAAGAGTTCCCAGAAGAACAAGCTGAAGCTTTAAAAGCTGAAGTAGGTAATGCTATTTGGCAAATTGTAAGAGTTCCATCTGTTGTAGGTAGAGTTTGTGATGGTGGTACCACTTCCAGATGGTCTGCTATGCAAATTGGTATGTCCATGATTTCTGCATACGGTCAATGTGCAGGTGAAGGTGCTACTGGTGACTTCGCATACGCATCCAAACACGCAGAAGTAATTGGTATGGGTACTTACTTACCAATCAGAAGAGCAAGAGCAGGTAACGAACTCGGTGGTGTACCATTCGGATTTATGGCAGATATCTGTCAAGCAACCAGAGTAACCGACGACCCTGTAGAATCCGCATTAGAAGTAGTAGCTTTAGGTGCTGCTTTATACGACCAAATTTGGTTAGGATCTTACATGTCTGGTGGTGTAGGATTTACTCAATATGCTACCGCAGCATACACCGATAACGTATTAGACGACTTCTCTTACTTCGGTAAAGATTACGTAGAAGACAAATACGGAGAATTATGTTCCGCACCTAACAACATGGACACTGTTCTTGACGTAGGTTCTGAAGTAGCATTCTACTCCTTAGAACAATACGAAGAATACCCAGCTTTACTTGAAACCCACTTCGGTGGTTCTCAAAGAGCTGCTGTTGTATCTGCAGCTGCAGGTATTTCCACTGCATTCGCAACTGGAAACGCACAAACCGGTTTATCTGCATGGTACTTAGCACAATACTTACACAAAGAACAACATTCCAGATTAGGTTTCTACGGTTACGACTTACAAGATCAATGTGGTGCAGCTAACGTATTCGCTATCAGAAACGACGAAGGTTTACCACTTGAATTAAGAGGTCCTAACTACCCTAACTATGCAATGAACGTAGGTCACCAAGGTGAATATGCAGGTATCGCACAAGCACCTCACAGTGCTCGTGGAGACGCATTTGCAGTCAACCCTCTTATTAAGATTGCATTCGCTGACAAAAACTTGCCATTCGACTTCACTAAAGTCAGAGCAGAATTTGCTAAAGGTGCTTTAAGAGAATTCGAACCTGCAGGTGAAAGATCTATCATCATTCCAGCAAAATAA
- the mcrG gene encoding coenzyme-B sulfoethylthiotransferase subunit gamma — MAQYYPGTSQVAENRRKFTNPDVELEVLREISDEDVVKLLGHRAPGEEYKSVHPPLDELDEPDDIIREIVEPIDGAKAGDRVRYIQFVDSMYFAPAQPFLRARSYVYRYRGIDTGTLSGRQIIEARERDLERISKEILENEYFDTARTGIRGSGVHGHSLRLDENGLMFDMLRRQVLNKETGNVEMVKDQIGHELDEPVVLGEPLDEETLRAKTTIYRCDGEAYKDDEDAVTVLRQIHVTRSQFGYNPEY, encoded by the coding sequence ATGGCACAATATTATCCAGGAACTTCTCAGGTAGCTGAAAACAGAAGAAAATTCACTAACCCAGATGTTGAGTTAGAAGTTTTAAGAGAAATATCTGATGAAGATGTAGTAAAATTATTAGGTCACAGAGCTCCAGGTGAAGAATACAAATCCGTACACCCACCTCTCGACGAACTCGATGAACCTGATGACATTATTAGAGAAATTGTAGAACCTATTGACGGTGCAAAAGCAGGGGACAGAGTAAGATACATCCAATTTGTAGACTCCATGTACTTTGCTCCAGCTCAACCATTCTTAAGAGCAAGATCCTATGTATACAGATACAGAGGAATCGATACCGGTACTTTATCCGGTAGACAAATTATCGAAGCTCGTGAAAGAGACTTAGAAAGAATTTCCAAAGAAATCTTAGAAAACGAATACTTCGATACCGCAAGAACTGGAATCAGAGGTTCTGGTGTACACGGTCACTCTTTAAGACTCGATGAAAACGGTTTAATGTTCGACATGTTAAGAAGACAAGTACTCAACAAAGAAACCGGTAACGTAGAAATGGTAAAAGACCAAATTGGTCACGAATTAGATGAACCTGTAGTATTAGGTGAACCATTAGACGAAGAAACCTTAAGAGCTAAAACCACAATCTACAGATGTGATGGTGAAGCTTACAAAGACGATGAAGACGCTGTAACTGTCTTAAGACAAATACACGTCACCAGATCTCAATTTGGTTACAACCCAGAATATTAA
- the mcrC gene encoding methyl-coenzyme M reductase I operon protein C: protein MIGRCTHLVDCRETRGLGEGGGIAQRGTFAECGSDVLAVAMSPGRRHITKPVCEITFGLREANLLTSTMILDAGSGVPHDAPAGGAGNAFGLTDKEVEQMQKFKVIVVHLGGVRNHITYKARLILRNVNKPCVIICEYPVDFEDFAKIGVKTAKVMPEEVKTEGKIMNIVSGVIRGQTVSQEKLDEIIRKVRLTLGDA, encoded by the coding sequence ATGATTGGAAGATGCACACATCTTGTAGACTGTAGGGAAACAAGAGGTCTTGGTGAAGGAGGAGGAATTGCTCAAAGAGGAACTTTCGCAGAGTGTGGAAGTGATGTTTTGGCAGTTGCTATGTCTCCAGGTCGTAGACACATTACCAAACCTGTCTGTGAAATTACCTTTGGCTTACGTGAAGCAAACCTATTAACCAGTACCATGATATTGGATGCAGGTAGTGGTGTTCCACATGATGCTCCTGCAGGCGGTGCAGGTAATGCTTTTGGTTTAACTGATAAGGAAGTTGAACAAATGCAAAAGTTTAAGGTTATTGTGGTTCATTTAGGTGGAGTAAGAAATCATATTACATACAAGGCAAGATTAATCTTGCGTAACGTTAACAAACCTTGTGTTATTATTTGTGAATATCCTGTTGACTTTGAAGATTTTGCAAAAATCGGTGTCAAAACCGCAAAGGTCATGCCTGAAGAGGTAAAAACAGAAGGTAAAATCATGAACATAGTATCAGGGGTTATTAGGGGACAAACAGTGTCTCAAGAAAAATTAGATGAGATTATTAGAAAAGTTAGATTAACATTAGGAGATGCATAA
- the mcrD gene encoding methyl-coenzyme M reductase operon protein D, with translation MDIEIFPHRILGTDTTEKVLNDIESLDSVIRTVIQGPRLPPQDEIDRIYGDRRVIVVNGEEVELKVKTGRIFVELYDESGIEEIRSICDEHIDTGYDINTSKSQYIRKQRTVTDGLKYGENTEIPDELVGIADTRSKFKDHVSILKRDTLE, from the coding sequence ATGGATATTGAAATTTTTCCACACAGAATTTTAGGAACAGACACAACTGAAAAAGTATTGAATGATATCGAATCTTTAGACTCAGTTATAAGAACTGTTATTCAAGGACCAAGACTCCCACCTCAAGATGAGATTGACCGTATTTATGGTGATCGCAGAGTCATTGTGGTAAATGGTGAGGAAGTTGAATTGAAAGTTAAGACTGGTAGAATTTTTGTTGAACTATATGATGAATCTGGTATTGAAGAAATCAGATCCATATGTGATGAACATATTGATACTGGATATGATATCAACACTAGCAAATCCCAATACATCAGAAAACAAAGAACTGTTACTGATGGATTGAAATATGGTGAAAATACAGAGATTCCTGATGAATTGGTCGGTATCGCAGATACCCGTTCTAAATTTAAAGATCATGTCTCTATTCTAAAAAGGGATACATTGGAATAA
- the mcrB gene encoding coenzyme-B sulfoethylthiotransferase subunit beta → MAKFDDKVDLYDDRGSLVEADVPIEALSPLRNPAIKNIISGVKRTVAVNLEGIEKSLKTASVGGAKSKILGREMDLDIVAQADSIAAAVKDMLQVTEDDDTKCEVLSGGKRILVQIPTIRLDSSAEYSVATLATATALTQAIIKEFDVNMYDANMVKAAILGRYPQSVEYMGANLKTMLDVPQKLEGPGYSLRNIKANDFVAATLKNTLQATALASIFEQTAMFEMGDAVGAYERMHLLGLAYQGLNADNMVLGLVQDNAKEGTVGSIVQDTIAKAEADGVIAVEKELTGYNMYATSDAAKWNAYAAAGCTAAIMVNVGAARAAQGIPSTILYFNDNIEFATGLPGIDFGRAEGVAVGFSFFSHSIYGGGGPGLFNGNHVVTRHSKGFTIPCVAAGMALDAGTQLFSPEATSGLIKEVYSEIDEFREPLKYVALAAAEIKGDI, encoded by the coding sequence TTGGCAAAGTTTGATGATAAAGTCGATTTATACGACGACAGAGGTTCATTAGTCGAAGCTGATGTACCAATCGAAGCTCTAAGTCCGTTACGTAACCCTGCTATTAAGAACATTATTAGCGGTGTTAAAAGAACTGTAGCTGTAAACTTAGAAGGAATCGAAAAATCTTTAAAAACTGCTTCCGTCGGTGGAGCAAAATCTAAAATCTTAGGTAGAGAAATGGATCTTGACATCGTAGCTCAAGCTGACTCCATTGCTGCTGCTGTAAAAGACATGCTTCAAGTAACTGAAGACGATGATACTAAATGTGAAGTACTCTCTGGTGGAAAAAGGATTTTAGTCCAAATTCCAACTATCAGATTAGACTCTTCCGCAGAATACTCCGTAGCAACCTTAGCTACCGCAACTGCATTAACTCAAGCTATTATCAAAGAGTTTGACGTAAACATGTACGACGCAAACATGGTAAAAGCTGCTATTTTAGGAAGATACCCACAATCTGTAGAATACATGGGTGCTAACTTAAAAACCATGTTAGACGTACCACAAAAATTAGAAGGTCCTGGTTACTCCTTAAGAAACATTAAAGCAAACGACTTCGTAGCTGCTACCTTAAAGAACACTTTACAAGCAACCGCTCTCGCAAGTATTTTCGAACAAACTGCTATGTTTGAAATGGGTGACGCAGTAGGTGCTTACGAAAGAATGCACTTATTAGGTTTAGCTTACCAAGGTTTAAACGCTGACAACATGGTATTAGGTCTCGTACAAGACAACGCAAAAGAAGGAACTGTAGGTTCTATCGTACAAGACACTATTGCTAAAGCTGAAGCAGATGGTGTAATCGCTGTAGAAAAAGAATTAACTGGATACAACATGTACGCAACTAGTGACGCAGCTAAATGGAACGCATATGCTGCTGCTGGATGTACTGCTGCTATTATGGTTAACGTCGGTGCAGCAAGAGCTGCTCAAGGTATTCCATCAACTATCTTATACTTCAACGACAACATCGAATTTGCTACCGGTTTACCTGGTATTGACTTCGGTAGAGCTGAAGGGGTAGCTGTAGGATTCTCTTTCTTCTCTCACTCTATCTATGGTGGAGGAGGTCCTGGTTTATTCAACGGTAACCACGTAGTAACCAGACACAGTAAAGGATTTACTATCCCTTGTGTAGCTGCAGGTATGGCATTAGATGCTGGTACCCAACTCTTCTCTCCAGAAGCAACTTCTGGATTAATTAAAGAAGTATACAGTGAGATTGACGAATTCAGAGAACCACTCAAATATGTTGCTTTAGCAGCTGCTGAGATTAAAGGTGACATCTAA
- the mmp10 gene encoding methyl coenzyme M reductase-arginine methyltransferase Mmp10 (Mmp10 (methanogenesis marker protein 10) is a cobalamin-requiring radical SAM methyltransferase that creates the methylarginine modification to methyl coenzyme M reductase.): protein MQVIADLGGTPGKDCRGFCKFCYFRKVKPLTEALGCQHCPPNKVGCPRCLEGVQEAGKPFQQPFSVISEVQMALMMNPVRDANLKVNISGGGDVSCYPYLEELISNLSQMQLPIHLGYTSGKGIDDGDIATQFLNQGVDEVTYTIFAADPKLRKEWMLDPSPEESLKAAQLFAEGADLHAAAVIIPGVNDGAVLQNTCEKLEAWGAKALMMMRFANSYDQGLILGNEPVVEGITPHEPLEFEELVKEINSEYNLRVTGTPLSDPTIGAPFILAKDEYEEFLGILPKVTGEATLLTSKIAAPFLKKIFDKIAPDNVNVVATKKDIACLMTKQDLEVLDLEDIKDTVILPGRAFIHQLDAERILSQDGKSRLVGYGPDTLSVDGELSSGMSEEEVIEHELGSFIDLIQAINFFGMKRAF, encoded by the coding sequence ATGCAAGTTATAGCGGATCTTGGTGGAACTCCTGGAAAAGATTGTAGAGGCTTTTGTAAGTTTTGCTACTTTAGAAAAGTGAAACCTTTAACAGAAGCTCTTGGATGCCAACATTGCCCACCTAATAAAGTGGGTTGTCCAAGATGTCTCGAAGGAGTTCAAGAGGCAGGGAAACCATTTCAACAGCCATTTTCAGTAATAAGTGAAGTTCAAATGGCTTTGATGATGAATCCTGTAAGAGATGCTAACTTGAAGGTCAACATCAGTGGTGGTGGAGATGTCAGCTGTTACCCTTATCTTGAAGAGCTTATATCTAACTTGTCTCAAATGCAATTGCCAATTCACTTAGGTTATACAAGTGGAAAGGGAATTGATGATGGCGATATAGCTACACAATTCTTGAATCAAGGAGTGGATGAGGTAACCTACACTATTTTTGCAGCAGACCCAAAACTCAGAAAGGAATGGATGTTGGATCCAAGTCCAGAGGAATCCCTTAAAGCTGCTCAACTTTTTGCAGAAGGTGCAGACTTGCATGCGGCAGCAGTTATCATTCCGGGGGTAAATGATGGTGCAGTGCTTCAAAACACTTGTGAAAAATTGGAAGCGTGGGGTGCAAAGGCATTGATGATGATGCGTTTTGCAAATAGTTATGACCAAGGGTTGATTTTAGGAAATGAACCTGTTGTTGAAGGAATAACTCCTCATGAACCTCTTGAATTCGAAGAGCTTGTAAAGGAAATCAACAGTGAATATAATCTTAGAGTCACTGGAACTCCATTATCCGATCCAACAATTGGAGCACCATTCATTTTAGCAAAAGATGAGTATGAGGAATTTTTAGGAATATTGCCTAAAGTTACTGGCGAAGCTACACTTCTAACATCTAAGATTGCAGCACCATTCTTGAAGAAAATATTTGATAAGATAGCTCCAGATAATGTGAATGTAGTGGCCACCAAGAAGGATATCGCATGCTTGATGACAAAACAGGACCTTGAAGTCTTGGATTTGGAAGACATTAAAGACACAGTCATTCTCCCTGGAAGAGCATTTATCCATCAATTGGATGCAGAAAGGATATTAAGTCAGGATGGCAAAAGCCGTCTTGTAGGATATGGTCCGGATACTTTAAGCGTTGATGGTGAGTTAAGCAGCGGCATGAGTGAAGAGGAAGTGATTGAACATGAGTTAGGTTCATTCATTGATCTTATTCAGGCCATCAATTTCTTTGGAATGAAAAGGGCTTTTTAA